From a region of the Nothobranchius furzeri strain GRZ-AD chromosome 12, NfurGRZ-RIMD1, whole genome shotgun sequence genome:
- the LOC107376673 gene encoding uncharacterized protein, whose product MWSTIQVLVWKKQLHIWTLTLILAWPVMLVKNQTVTFFYLETKSDAKKKVAEWAANQNVSHSVLSELLPILVELGLNVPKDPRTLLSMLKDCEVTPMGRESCHRFGRESGLLSTRPAARSAASPTCESMFSKVLSILEEVKDTQRVHSRMLNALLQPKDGSAVEVSEGVDLPLNTQEEVEDLNARLEDRKFMTSVVAMVADTGGTSVDDATRRMMKHLLSPELALEYNMFGQHGKKKVQRLASF is encoded by the exons ATGTGGAGCACTATCCAAGTGTTGGTGTGGAAGAAACAGCTTCACATCTGGACTTTGACATTGATTCTAGCGTGGCCAGTGATGCTGGTGAAGAACCAAACtgtgacttttttttatttggagACCAAATCTGATGCTAAGAAGAAAGTTGCTGAATGGGCAGCAAACCAAAACGTGTCTCACTCTGTGTTGTCGGAGCTCTTACCAATACTTGTGGAACTTGGTCTAAATGTACCAAAAGATCCCAGAACTCTGCTCAGTATGTTAAAGGACTGTGAGGTCACACCGATGGGTCGAGAGAGTTGTCACCGTTTTGGTCGTGAAAGTGGGCTGTTGTCCACCAGACCCGCTGCCCGGAGTGCCGCCAGCCCTACTTGTGAATCCATGTTTTCCAAAGTTCTTTCAATTTTGGAGGAAGTAAAGGATACTCAGCGCGTTCACAGCAGGATGCTGAATGCCTTGCTGCAACCGAAAGATGGTTCTGCTGTGGAGGTTTCTGAAGGAGTTGATTTACCTCTCAACACCCAAGAGGAAGTCGAGGATCTTAACGCAAGACTGGAGGACCGCAAGTTCATGACTTCAGTT GTTGCCATGGTGGCAGATACAGGGGGAACAAGTGTGGATGACGCCACAAGGAGGATGATGAAACACCTCCTATCGCCTGAGCTGGCGTTGGAGTACAACATGTTTGGCCAACATGGGAAAAAAAAAGTTCAGAGACTTGCGTCTTTTTAA
- the nme3 gene encoding nucleoside diphosphate kinase 3 isoform X5: MICLLLSLFAHIYQPGWTGANERTFLAVKPDGVQRKLVGEIVRRFEKRGFKLVGLKLVKASEDVLREHYWDLRNKPFFSRLISYMSSGPVVAMVWQGLDVVKTARKMLGETNPADSLPGTIRGDFCVEVGKNVIHGSDSMESAMKEISLWFGQNELHRWESCSTSWIY, translated from the exons ATGATTTGCCTGCTTCTGTCGCTTTTCGCGCACATTTATCAGCCAG GCTGGACGGGAGCGAATGAGCGCACCTTCCTAGCTGTGAAACCAGATGGTGTGCAGCGGAAACTGGTGGGAGAAATCGTGCGTCgttttgagaagagaggtttcaAACTTGTGGGCCTGAAACTTGTGAAG GCATCTGAAGATGTTCTTAGGGAACACTACTGGGACCTGAGGAATAAGCCGTTCTTCAGCAGACTGATAAGCTACATGAGTTCTGGACCGGTTGTTGCAATG gtGTGGCAGGGTTTGGACGTGGTCAAAACGGCTCGCAAGATGCTAGGAGAAACCAATCCTGCTGACTCGCTGCCAGGAACCATTCGAGGAGACTTCTGTGTGGAAGTGGGAAA GAACGTGATCCATGGCAGCGACTCGATGGAGAGCGCGATGAAGGAAATTTCTCTGTGGTTTGGTCAGAACGAGCTCCATCGCTGGGAGAGCTGCAGCACCAGTTGGATCTACTGA
- the nme3 gene encoding nucleoside diphosphate kinase 3 isoform X2: protein MICLLLSLFAHIYQPGWTGANERTFLAVKPDGVQRKLVGEIVRRFEKRGFKLVGLKLVKASEDVLREHYWDLRNKPFFSRLISYMSSGPVVAMVWQGLDVVKTARKMLGETNPADSLPGTIRGDFCVEVGKVKLRSFTSVKLFFQQHYSAKTISVHRGNHNETGTRKLGKILNHAVGNGCQRESLTSESS from the exons ATGATTTGCCTGCTTCTGTCGCTTTTCGCGCACATTTATCAGCCAG GCTGGACGGGAGCGAATGAGCGCACCTTCCTAGCTGTGAAACCAGATGGTGTGCAGCGGAAACTGGTGGGAGAAATCGTGCGTCgttttgagaagagaggtttcaAACTTGTGGGCCTGAAACTTGTGAAG GCATCTGAAGATGTTCTTAGGGAACACTACTGGGACCTGAGGAATAAGCCGTTCTTCAGCAGACTGATAAGCTACATGAGTTCTGGACCGGTTGTTGCAATG gtGTGGCAGGGTTTGGACGTGGTCAAAACGGCTCGCAAGATGCTAGGAGAAACCAATCCTGCTGACTCGCTGCCAGGAACCATTCGAGGAGACTTCTGTGTGGAAGTGGGAAA GGTGAAGCTGAGGTCCTTCACGTCAGTAAAGCTGTTCTTCCAGCAACACTATTCAGCCAAAACTATCTCGGTGCACCGTGGGAACCACAATGAGACAGGGACTCGAAAGTTGGGGAAAATACTGAATCATGCTGTTGGAAACGGCTGTCAAAGGGAATCGCTCACATCTGAATCAAGCTGA
- the nme3 gene encoding nucleoside diphosphate kinase 3 isoform X1 encodes MRPRKRSLRDMRELEGLVQKQARIDESGWTGANERTFLAVKPDGVQRKLVGEIVRRFEKRGFKLVGLKLVKASEDVLREHYWDLRNKPFFSRLISYMSSGPVVAMVWQGLDVVKTARKMLGETNPADSLPGTIRGDFCVEVGKVKLRSFTSVKLFFQQHYSAKTISVHRGNHNETGTRKLGKILNHAVGNGCQRESLTSESS; translated from the exons ATGAGGCCGAGAAAAAGGTCACTGAGAGATATGCGCGAGCTGGAAGGTTTGGTGCAGAAACAAGCTCGGATTGATGAATCTG GCTGGACGGGAGCGAATGAGCGCACCTTCCTAGCTGTGAAACCAGATGGTGTGCAGCGGAAACTGGTGGGAGAAATCGTGCGTCgttttgagaagagaggtttcaAACTTGTGGGCCTGAAACTTGTGAAG GCATCTGAAGATGTTCTTAGGGAACACTACTGGGACCTGAGGAATAAGCCGTTCTTCAGCAGACTGATAAGCTACATGAGTTCTGGACCGGTTGTTGCAATG gtGTGGCAGGGTTTGGACGTGGTCAAAACGGCTCGCAAGATGCTAGGAGAAACCAATCCTGCTGACTCGCTGCCAGGAACCATTCGAGGAGACTTCTGTGTGGAAGTGGGAAA GGTGAAGCTGAGGTCCTTCACGTCAGTAAAGCTGTTCTTCCAGCAACACTATTCAGCCAAAACTATCTCGGTGCACCGTGGGAACCACAATGAGACAGGGACTCGAAAGTTGGGGAAAATACTGAATCATGCTGTTGGAAACGGCTGTCAAAGGGAATCGCTCACATCTGAATCAAGCTGA
- the nme3 gene encoding nucleoside diphosphate kinase 3 isoform X4: MRPRKRSLRDMRELEGLVQKQARIDESGWTGANERTFLAVKPDGVQRKLVGEIVRRFEKRGFKLVGLKLVKASEDVLREHYWDLRNKPFFSRLISYMSSGPVVAMVWQGLDVVKTARKMLGETNPADSLPGTIRGDFCVEVGKNVIHGSDSMESAMKEISLWFGQNELHRWESCSTSWIY; encoded by the exons ATGAGGCCGAGAAAAAGGTCACTGAGAGATATGCGCGAGCTGGAAGGTTTGGTGCAGAAACAAGCTCGGATTGATGAATCTG GCTGGACGGGAGCGAATGAGCGCACCTTCCTAGCTGTGAAACCAGATGGTGTGCAGCGGAAACTGGTGGGAGAAATCGTGCGTCgttttgagaagagaggtttcaAACTTGTGGGCCTGAAACTTGTGAAG GCATCTGAAGATGTTCTTAGGGAACACTACTGGGACCTGAGGAATAAGCCGTTCTTCAGCAGACTGATAAGCTACATGAGTTCTGGACCGGTTGTTGCAATG gtGTGGCAGGGTTTGGACGTGGTCAAAACGGCTCGCAAGATGCTAGGAGAAACCAATCCTGCTGACTCGCTGCCAGGAACCATTCGAGGAGACTTCTGTGTGGAAGTGGGAAA GAACGTGATCCATGGCAGCGACTCGATGGAGAGCGCGATGAAGGAAATTTCTCTGTGGTTTGGTCAGAACGAGCTCCATCGCTGGGAGAGCTGCAGCACCAGTTGGATCTACTGA
- the nme3 gene encoding nucleoside diphosphate kinase 3 isoform X3 — translation MHQDYPSGWTGANERTFLAVKPDGVQRKLVGEIVRRFEKRGFKLVGLKLVKASEDVLREHYWDLRNKPFFSRLISYMSSGPVVAMVWQGLDVVKTARKMLGETNPADSLPGTIRGDFCVEVGKVKLRSFTSVKLFFQQHYSAKTISVHRGNHNETGTRKLGKILNHAVGNGCQRESLTSESS, via the exons ATGCACCAAGATTATCCCTCAG GCTGGACGGGAGCGAATGAGCGCACCTTCCTAGCTGTGAAACCAGATGGTGTGCAGCGGAAACTGGTGGGAGAAATCGTGCGTCgttttgagaagagaggtttcaAACTTGTGGGCCTGAAACTTGTGAAG GCATCTGAAGATGTTCTTAGGGAACACTACTGGGACCTGAGGAATAAGCCGTTCTTCAGCAGACTGATAAGCTACATGAGTTCTGGACCGGTTGTTGCAATG gtGTGGCAGGGTTTGGACGTGGTCAAAACGGCTCGCAAGATGCTAGGAGAAACCAATCCTGCTGACTCGCTGCCAGGAACCATTCGAGGAGACTTCTGTGTGGAAGTGGGAAA GGTGAAGCTGAGGTCCTTCACGTCAGTAAAGCTGTTCTTCCAGCAACACTATTCAGCCAAAACTATCTCGGTGCACCGTGGGAACCACAATGAGACAGGGACTCGAAAGTTGGGGAAAATACTGAATCATGCTGTTGGAAACGGCTGTCAAAGGGAATCGCTCACATCTGAATCAAGCTGA